The genome window GATAAGCTAAGCTGAGAGCATAAGATATCGTTTGTATAATTTTGtgtttattaatgacttataaattattaaaaatataataagaaaaataaaaatgttttataactaatttatgtttcatgagtaatttttattagaaaaaagttttaaaaaattatttcactGGAAAAAAACCTCCAACTAACTTTTGGCTCTAAAGTCAGTTTGTgacttatttctgactttaaatcGGCTTCTCACTTTTACACAAACAAaaatttttcagcttaaagttaaaaacaactttaagcTCCGGTTTTAAACCTCGACAAACATGCTCTGAGTTTGGTTTCACTTCATTTACAAACCTCAACAATTTCACCATCAAACACAATGACTTCTCCAATCTCCGGTCCAGTACCACCAGCCATTGAGAATTTGGCACAACTTCAATTCCATACCAGGTTAGTCATCTTCGGAGATTACACGTCTTAGACCTGTCAAATACAAATTTCAATCTCCAAACTGGTCCGACTTATCTTCTATGCTTTTTGTTGAGTCCGGCTCATCTAAAGCCTTAAGATGTTAGAAGAAGCCCCCAATGAATCTTATATATGCTATATTTTAACAATTCTGAGCACACTCAACCTTGGTATTAATAATATTGTGTCGAAAATTCCAGAATTTATATCTAATTCTCATAGCCTAACTTTCCTTGACCTTTCCATATAACAAATTTACAGTTAATCCTGTGCTTGAATCAGTATTTGCAACCAAAATTATGCAATTATAGTGCAGGTAGTCTTCCAGTTCTTCCTACTCTATGCTATAATTTCATTTGATACCAATAATTTTACGCTCTACACTCCAGGATGAGCTCGCATATTATTGACAGCTATAATCCTTCCAACAATTTGCGATGCAAAGCAGGGGGGCGCCTGTATTTTCATATGTCTATATTATTGGAGATTAAAGTTGTATGGACAATTGTGTTGATAATTTGCCCAATGTTAACAGGGATAGGTTGGCTTAATTTGCCCAATGTTAACAGGGAGATTAAATGGCTTGCATTGCTCAACGTATATCTCATAATAGTCTTACCGGACATATGTTATGCATTATTATTATGCTTTCATCACTATTTTCAAAcatttctcaatatatattttcaaagaaTTCTCAAGCACTTGAACATTTGGACCGGTTCTTTCGAAGCCAAGATGCCCAGGGTATCATGGCCATGCacaaaaatgaataaattaagAGAGATTGCTCAGGGTCTCCCCAAGCCTTTCAGGACTCATTCCAAGTCTTCGAGGACCACTGCCTCACTCTTTCAAAGATGTGATAGTAGCTCGAGAGCGATATAAATGATTTTCCtgacactaaaaataaaaaaatcagatcaaattaatcaataataaattaaagatGCAATCCAAATTAATCctaaattttgatgatatataaaaattataattataaattatataaccaaATCAGAATTGAATTAACTTACTTGGTactaaaattgataaaaacagtataataatttaattgatgAAAATTCAAAGTCTTCTAATAAATccataaaaaatttgataatcaaaataacgaaaattataattgaaaaatcaaaatcaatagTGTATTGGAATATTGTTCACACacttatatatcaaaatttgtggTCCAAAAACTATAGCACAATATCCTAAATACACCACATTAAATAATAGTTCAAAAATATTCAATAGATAATTGATTTcattcataattttgttattttaaaaactaataatttgGTTGATGTTAacctatattttaatatataattatattattttcatcttattttatttaaccagaaacaatatttttataatatttattacattatttatattaaaaaatataatttcattaaaaaaattgaataaaattaagaGGATAACTCTATGCCTCTCCAAGTCTACAAGACTCATTTCAAGTCTACCGAGGACCACTACCTCAACCATTGAGAGATGTGAAAGTAGTTTGAGAGTGACataaattattttcgtgacaataaaatttaatatctaatataaattaattaaattagataataataaatcaaaactaattatgaattatgataataattaaataaattataattaaattatataaatcaacTCCAAATGATACAAATAACACTAAACCTTGGTTACTTTGttggtaaataaatataatataataatcaaattgatgagaaatgaaaatcatctaataaattcacaaaaaatatatgatcattagtatattatattagtatccacacacttatatttcaaaatctatCCTCCAAACTTATCATCTCCGTAAACTAGccacataaaatataaatttaaagatattagatatttagttattttcattatataatttttccacactaaacaacaaaatatttttatcaaaattattatttatgagtTAAATATTCAAGTTATAATTCCAGCATGCAGCGTATAAATAGAAGTGTGCAGTATGATATCAGATTCATAACCCAGTTGATCAGAAGAAACATGGCCTACTCTGCAAAGCCTTCTCACCTTcttctctttgttttctttctctCATCACTTGAATCCATTCTTGCAACAACACGAGAGGGAGAAGCTCTTGTGAAGTGGAAGAATAGCCTAGCCCCTTCTTCTTTTCTCGACTCTTGGTCACTCACCAATCTCGAAAATCTTTGTAACTGGACTGGCATTACTTGTAACTCTGCAGGTTCAGTCTCTGAGATTAACCTTTTTGAGAAACAACTTAATGGAATGCTGTCCGAGTTCGGTTTCACTTCATTTCCAAATCTCAACAATCTCACCCTCGCATACAACTTCTTCTCGGGTCCAATACCACCAGCCATTGAGAATTTAACACAGCTTCAATATCTTGATTTAAGCATGAATAGTCTTAATGGTCCCATTCCGTTCCAGGTTAGCCATCTTCAGAGTTTGCTCATATTAAACCTGTCACAGAATGCATTGCAAGCTCCAAATTGGTCCCATTTCTCTCCCATGCCTGTTTTGCGCTTCCTCAAGCTCAGTAGAAATCCTCTTGTGTCGAAATTCCCAAATTTTATATCCAATTCTCATAGCCTGACTTATCTCAACCTTTCACATAACAAGTTTAGTGGTGATCTTGTACGTGAATCAGTATTTACCAATCTGCATCATCTTGAAGTCCTCAGTCTTGTTGGCAACTCTTTTGAGGGGTCATTTCCGCCAGATATATTCAAGCTTTCCAAATTAACACGTCTTGCCCTGTCAAGTAACAAATTTTCAGGTTCAGTTCCCAACGACATAAGGTTGCTTTGTGGTCTTGAATACCTATATTTAGCTGACAATTCCTTTGAAGGACCGCTTCCACCAGATATATTCAAGCTTTCAAGATTAAAACATCTTGTTCTTTGGAGTAATAAGTTTTCAGGTTCTGTTTCCAATGATATAGGTTTGCTTTCTGAGCTTGAAAGCCTCGATCTTaactctaatttttttgaggGGCCGCTTCCGCCAAATGTATTCAAGCTCTCCAAACTAAGGTTTCTTTACCTCTGGGGTAATAACTTTTCAGGTTCTGTTTCCAATGATATAGGTTTGCTTTCTGAGCTTGAAGCCCTCAATCTTGactctaatttttttgaggGGCCGCTTCCCCTAAATTTATTCAAGCTCTCCAAACTAAAATTTCTCACCCTGACAAGTAACAAATTTTTAGGTTCAATTCCCAATGACATAAGGTTACTTTGTGATCTTGAATACCTATATTTAGGCAACAATTCCTTTGAAGGACCGCTTCCACCAAATATATTCaaactttcaaaattaaaagatCTTGTTCTTTGGGGTAATAAGTTTTCGGGTTCTGTTTCCAATGATATAGGTTTGCTTTATGAGCTTGAAACCCTCGATCTTaactctaatttttttgaggGGCCGCTTCCGCCAAATTTATTCAAGCTCTCCAAACTAAAGATTCTTTCCCTTTATAAGAATAACTTTTCAGGTTTTATTTCTAAGGATATAGGTTTGCTTTTCGAACTTGAAAGCCTCTATCTTGGCTCTAATTTTTTTGAGGGGCTGCTTCCCCCACATGTATTTAGGCTCTCCAAATTAAGAGATCTGGGTCTCTCAGACAATAGAAATTTATTTGAAGGAAGTATTCCTATTGGACTGGGACTCTTGACTAACCTCAGGTACTTAGATCTACATTCCAATAATCTCGGTGGCTATATTCCATCTGACATTGGAAACCTGAAGCTACTAGTACTTCTTGATCTCAATTCTAACCAATTGACTGGACCGCTTTTAAAGATCGTTTCTAATCTCACAAATCTTATGTTTCTTGATGTAAGTGATAATAGTCTTAGTGGAAATATTCAGAGTGACTTGTGGAAATATAACGATCATCCAACTTTGGAATTCATCAATTTAAGTGGGAACCATTTTACGGGTATAGTTTTTCTCTATAGATCTTTCCTTTTGTCATATGTAACTAAGCTAGTAATCTGATTAATTGCAGTTTTACCAAAGTTTCAACAATCTTGACAGGTGAGCTTCCAACAACAATTTGCAATGTCACTTCCCTTTCGGTTCTTGATTTGTCAAATAATGCATTAAGTGGTGCACTTCCAAACTGTTTCGGGAATCTTGCTGATGGATTGCTTTACATTAATCTTGCTAATAATCAGTTTCGAGGAACAATACCAACTACTTTCTCCAGGAGTTGTCAGCTGACATATCTGAACATGGATGATAATCAGTTTGAAGGATTGTTACCCCCATCTTTAGCGAACTGTAAGCACTTGAGAATCCTTGATATGGGCAACAATAAAATAGGTGATACATTTCCGTCATGGCTTTATGTACTTGGAGCGCTAGAAGTCCTTGTCTTGCGATCAAATAAACTCTATGGTACAATAAGTGCAAGGAGCATAGAAGATCCCTTCCCCAAGTTGCGGATTGTGGATCTGTCCAACAATCAATTCATGGGCCATTTGCCAATTCAATACTTTAAGAATATGAAATCAAATGATAATTTGTATCGTTATCTGAATTCCACAGGAGAAATAGATATCTCTTATGAAGCAGCAGTCTCATTAACTGTGAAGGGAACAGAGTATGAAGTAGCAAATAACCTTCATATTTACACAGCTATTGATCTGTCGTGCAACAAATTTCAGGGAGAAATTCCAAAGGTTGCCGGAGAGCTTAGATGGCTTGCATTGCTCAATTTATCTCATAATAGTCTAACAGGACCTATCCCATCATTGCTGAGAAATATGAAAGAACTCCAATCTTTAGATTTGTCCTCAAATCAACTGACAGGGGCTATTCCACCTCAGTTAACTGCATTGACATTTCTAGAGGTCTTAAATCTCTCGAAAAACCATCTCAGTGGAGAGATTCCTCAGAAAGGACAGTTCAGCACATTCAACAATGATTCTTATCTAGGAAACTCCGCGTTATGTGGATCACCATTGACGAAGAAATGCGCAAACACAGCATCACCTCCACAAGAAGTCAGAAatggtgatgaagatgatgctGGTGATGAATGGACATGGGAAGCAATCGTGATGGGATATGGATGTGGACTGATATGTGGATTGTCATCTGCGTACATTGTTCTCAAACTAGGAAGGCCTTGGTGGTTTGTGAGATATGTCGAAGTATTGCAACTGAAGTTGATGAAAAGATATGCTTGAAGAATGGTATTTGGTCTTGTACTAGCTGCATAAGTATTTGGCATTGTGTAGTATTCTGTTTGGTCTTGAATTATAATGATTTTTCTTGCTTC of Daucus carota subsp. sativus chromosome 3, DH1 v3.0, whole genome shotgun sequence contains these proteins:
- the LOC108213948 gene encoding receptor-like protein Cf-9 homolog, producing MAYSAKPSHLLLFVFFLSSLESILATTREGEALVKWKNSLAPSSFLDSWSLTNLENLCNWTGITCNSAGSVSEINLFEKQLNGMLSEFGFTSFPNLNNLTLAYNFFSGPIPPAIENLTQLQYLDLSMNSLNGPIPFQVSHLQSLLILNLSQNALQAPNWSHFSPMPVLRFLKLSRNPLVSKFPNFISNSHSLTYLNLSHNKFSGDLVRESVFTNLHHLEVLSLVGNSFEGSFPPDIFKLSKLTRLALSSNKFSGSVPNDIRLLCGLEYLYLADNSFEGPLPPDIFKLSRLKHLVLWSNKFSGSVSNDIGLLSELESLDLNSNFFEGPLPPNVFKLSKLRFLYLWGNNFSGSVSNDIGLLSELEALNLDSNFFEGPLPLNLFKLSKLKFLTLTSNKFLGSIPNDIRLLCDLEYLYLGNNSFEGPLPPNIFKLSKLKDLVLWGNKFSGSVSNDIGLLYELETLDLNSNFFEGPLPPNLFKLSKLKILSLYKNNFSGFISKDIGLLFELESLYLGSNFFEGLLPPHVFRLSKLRDLGLSDNRNLFEGSIPIGLGLLTNLRYLDLHSNNLGGYIPSDIGNLKLLVLLDLNSNQLTGPLLKIVSNLTNLMFLDVSDNSLSGNIQSDLWKYNDHPTLEFINLSGNHFTGELPTTICNVTSLSVLDLSNNALSGALPNCFGNLADGLLYINLANNQFRGTIPTTFSRSCQLTYLNMDDNQFEGLLPPSLANCKHLRILDMGNNKIGDTFPSWLYVLGALEVLVLRSNKLYGTISARSIEDPFPKLRIVDLSNNQFMGHLPIQYFKNMKSNDNLYRYLNSTGEIDISYEAAVSLTVKGTEYEVANNLHIYTAIDLSCNKFQGEIPKVAGELRWLALLNLSHNSLTGPIPSLLRNMKELQSLDLSSNQLTGAIPPQLTALTFLEVLNLSKNHLSGEIPQKGQFSTFNNDSYLGNSALCGSPLTKKCANTASPPQEVRNGDEDDAGDEWTWEAIVMGYGCGLICGLSSAYIVLKLGRPWWFVRYVEVLQLKLMKRYA